The proteins below come from a single Candidatus Binatia bacterium genomic window:
- a CDS encoding SDR family NAD(P)-dependent oxidoreductase, which produces MSRFQEKVTFVTGAASGIGRSTCLRLGSEGAQVYGVDVDAEGLAETARLVAAAGGTVETSICNVTNRAGCFESIAACVAKFGKLDVLANVAGVVRFSHATETSEDEWNLLLAVNLSGPFFLSQAAIPHLLETKGNIVNIASNAGLMGQAYTVGYCASKAGLINMSKALAMEFVKSDIRINCVAPSGTATSLVANVQFPSDPDGSLIDRYRGFRAMSQPEDIVNVVAFLASDEAKAVHGAVWAADQAVSAG; this is translated from the coding sequence ATGTCGCGTTTTCAAGAGAAGGTCACTTTCGTCACCGGAGCTGCCTCCGGTATTGGTCGGTCCACCTGTCTTCGTCTGGGCTCCGAAGGCGCCCAGGTTTACGGCGTCGACGTCGACGCGGAGGGGCTCGCTGAGACGGCTCGTCTCGTCGCGGCTGCCGGGGGGACGGTCGAAACTTCCATCTGCAACGTGACGAACCGCGCGGGGTGTTTCGAATCAATCGCGGCGTGCGTCGCGAAGTTCGGCAAGCTCGACGTGTTGGCGAACGTCGCCGGTGTGGTCCGCTTCTCGCACGCGACGGAGACGTCGGAAGACGAGTGGAACCTGTTGCTGGCCGTCAATCTCTCGGGGCCGTTCTTCCTGAGCCAGGCGGCGATCCCGCACCTTCTCGAAACGAAGGGGAACATCGTCAACATTGCCTCGAACGCGGGCTTGATGGGCCAAGCCTACACGGTCGGTTACTGCGCGAGTAAGGCGGGACTGATCAATATGAGCAAGGCTCTCGCGATGGAGTTCGTGAAGAGCGATATCCGGATCAACTGCGTGGCGCCTTCGGGAACCGCAACGAGCCTGGTGGCGAACGTTCAGTTCCCCAGCGACCCCGATGGTTCGTTGATAGATCGCTATCGTGGCTTTCGCGCGATGAGCCAGCCGGAAGACATCGTGAACGTCGTTGCGTTCCTCGCCTCGGACGAGGCCAAGGCGGTGCACGGCGCCGTATGGGCCGCAGACCAGGCCGTCTCGGCGGGCTGA
- a CDS encoding enoyl-CoA hydratase/isomerase family protein codes for MLDLTREGPVFVLRFDHGENRFDPALISELGKTLDEIAGNDAPAALVTTGTGKFYSNGLDVEHMGGLAPAEVGEYVTAVMRLICRVLTFPMATVAAVNGHAFGAGAQISVAHDFQIMRAERGYYCMPEVDMKVPLHPAMTAILQARLPVRTVHQVIATGKRFGGGEAASLQIVDRAVPEAEVLPTAIATAADLAAKAHPAMGVLKRDMYLGVIEAVEKPLPGL; via the coding sequence ATGCTCGATCTGACCCGCGAGGGCCCCGTTTTCGTACTGCGCTTCGATCACGGTGAGAACCGCTTCGATCCCGCTCTCATCTCCGAACTCGGCAAGACGCTCGACGAGATCGCCGGGAATGACGCTCCCGCCGCGCTGGTCACGACCGGCACCGGGAAGTTCTACTCCAACGGCCTGGACGTCGAGCACATGGGCGGGCTCGCACCGGCCGAGGTAGGCGAGTACGTGACGGCGGTCATGCGGCTGATCTGTCGGGTTCTCACGTTTCCGATGGCGACGGTCGCGGCCGTGAACGGTCACGCCTTCGGTGCGGGGGCACAGATTTCAGTGGCGCACGACTTCCAGATCATGCGGGCGGAGCGCGGGTACTACTGCATGCCGGAGGTCGACATGAAGGTGCCGCTACACCCGGCGATGACGGCGATCCTGCAGGCGCGGCTCCCGGTTCGGACTGTTCATCAGGTGATCGCCACGGGGAAACGGTTCGGAGGGGGCGAGGCCGCATCGCTGCAGATCGTCGACCGTGCGGTTCCCGAAGCCGAGGTCCTTCCGACGGCCATTGCCACGGCCGCCGACCTGGCGGCGAAGGCGCACCCGGCGATGGGGGTCCTGAAACGCGACATGTACCTCGGTGTGATCGAGGCGGTCGAGAAGCCTCTGCCGGGGCTCTAG
- a CDS encoding DUF3604 domain-containing protein: protein MRMNVVTRVVGAALLLATLGCTGVDRLNNEIEGGSRSPAAVEEQREQVRSAATGLAGKAGAARPLPAKQILFGDLHVHTTYSPDAFALALPVMGGQGAHTLSDACDFARYCAELDFFSHNDHAEALIPAHWAATKDAVRACNERAGDPKDQDLMVFAGWEWTQVGLTPETHWGHKNVIFLGQEEDELPVRPINSRPYGADIGLFKTTRAAAQARFIDPMNWSQYNDLEWLVDQAEAWPECPIGVDTRELSPDCHENAPSPDVLYEKLDQWGFDTLVIPHGTAWGSYTPPETSWDKALATEYHDEDKVRLIEVMSGHGNSEEYRSWRNFREEDGERICPEPTADFLPCCWQAGEIMRGRCGDLPAEECDRRVKEAKQLAMRANVSPVYVFPDTDAEEWLDCDQCRDCFKPSFNYRPRESVQYAMALTSPTETDSEGRPLRFRFGFIASTDDHTSRPGTGYKQYARKKMTFSPGLQTDFLTARSTLPDVVDPQRAQAVDVPARAMDSERVTSFTYPGGIVAVHAPGRTREAVWKAMKDREVYGTSGPKILLWFDLLNGPGGPAPMGSDVDLSEAPRFEVRAAGSFVQKPGCPEASQQALSAERLEALCAGECDNPSDVRHPIEAIEIVRIRPRTAPSEDPADLIEDPWKRFECDPDPVGCSFQFTDDDFVGTARDALYYARAIQPPTAAINGDLLRTTYDENGNALSTRPCYGDFRVDLDDDCLAEARERAWSSPIFVNHRSALPPPVLAAPLLGS, encoded by the coding sequence ATGAGAATGAACGTGGTGACCCGTGTGGTCGGCGCGGCCTTACTGTTGGCGACGCTGGGTTGTACGGGTGTCGACCGTCTGAACAACGAGATCGAGGGCGGGTCCAGGTCGCCCGCGGCGGTCGAGGAGCAGCGCGAGCAGGTACGATCGGCGGCGACTGGCCTAGCGGGGAAGGCGGGCGCGGCTCGCCCGCTCCCCGCGAAGCAGATCCTCTTCGGCGACCTGCACGTGCACACGACCTACTCGCCGGATGCGTTCGCGTTGGCGTTGCCGGTGATGGGCGGGCAGGGCGCGCATACGCTCTCCGACGCCTGCGACTTTGCTCGCTACTGTGCAGAGCTGGATTTTTTCAGCCACAACGATCACGCCGAGGCGCTGATTCCCGCTCACTGGGCCGCGACGAAGGACGCCGTGCGTGCCTGCAACGAGCGCGCGGGAGACCCGAAGGATCAGGACCTCATGGTCTTCGCCGGATGGGAATGGACGCAGGTCGGCCTGACGCCGGAGACGCACTGGGGGCACAAGAATGTGATCTTCTTGGGCCAGGAAGAAGACGAGTTGCCCGTTCGACCCATCAACTCCCGTCCCTACGGTGCGGACATTGGTCTGTTCAAGACGACCCGGGCCGCGGCGCAGGCGCGCTTCATCGACCCGATGAATTGGAGCCAGTACAACGATCTGGAGTGGTTGGTGGATCAGGCGGAGGCCTGGCCGGAGTGTCCGATCGGCGTCGACACGCGTGAGTTGTCGCCCGACTGCCATGAGAATGCTCCGTCGCCCGACGTTCTCTACGAGAAGCTCGACCAGTGGGGCTTCGACACCCTGGTGATTCCCCACGGCACCGCGTGGGGCTCCTATACGCCGCCCGAGACCTCTTGGGACAAGGCGCTCGCAACCGAGTACCACGACGAGGACAAGGTTCGCCTGATCGAAGTGATGTCCGGGCACGGCAACAGCGAGGAGTATCGGTCGTGGCGGAACTTCCGAGAGGAAGACGGCGAGCGGATCTGTCCGGAGCCCACCGCGGACTTCTTGCCTTGCTGCTGGCAGGCGGGTGAGATCATGCGCGGTCGCTGCGGGGACCTTCCCGCCGAGGAATGTGATCGCCGAGTCAAAGAAGCCAAGCAGCTCGCGATGCGCGCGAACGTCTCTCCCGTTTACGTGTTCCCCGACACGGACGCGGAGGAGTGGCTCGACTGCGATCAGTGCCGCGACTGTTTCAAGCCTTCTTTCAACTACCGGCCGAGAGAATCCGTTCAGTACGCCATGGCGCTCACGAGCCCGACCGAGACGGATTCCGAAGGGCGCCCGCTCCGATTTCGGTTTGGCTTCATCGCGTCCACCGACGATCACACCTCCCGACCGGGAACCGGCTACAAGCAGTACGCGCGAAAGAAGATGACGTTTTCGCCGGGCCTTCAGACCGACTTCCTGACGGCTCGCTCGACGCTGCCCGACGTCGTCGATCCTCAGCGAGCGCAGGCGGTCGATGTTCCCGCGCGCGCAATGGATTCGGAACGCGTGACGAGCTTCACCTATCCGGGTGGCATCGTTGCCGTTCACGCGCCCGGTCGGACACGTGAAGCGGTTTGGAAGGCGATGAAGGATCGCGAGGTCTACGGGACGAGCGGGCCGAAGATCTTGCTGTGGTTCGATCTTCTGAACGGTCCGGGCGGGCCGGCGCCGATGGGCTCCGATGTCGATCTGTCCGAGGCGCCGCGGTTTGAGGTGCGGGCGGCCGGCTCGTTCGTGCAGAAGCCGGGCTGCCCGGAGGCGTCGCAGCAGGCGCTTTCTGCCGAGCGGCTCGAGGCTCTCTGCGCCGGAGAGTGCGACAATCCGAGCGACGTGCGGCATCCCATCGAGGCGATCGAGATCGTGCGGATCCGGCCACGTACGGCTCCGTCGGAGGATCCGGCGGATCTCATCGAGGACCCGTGGAAGCGCTTCGAGTGCGACCCGGACCCGGTGGGTTGTTCGTTTCAGTTCACGGACGACGACTTCGTGGGTACAGCGCGCGACGCGTTATACTACGCGCGGGCGATCCAGCCCCCGACCGCCGCGATCAACGGTGATTTGTTGCGGACGACATACGACGAGAACGGCAACGCCCTCTCCACGCGGCCGTGCTACGGCGACTTCCGGGTAGACCTGGACGACGACTGTCTCGCGGAAGCTCGCGAGCGCGCATGGTCTTCGCCCATCTTCGTAAACCACCGATCGGCGCTTCCGCCGCCGGTCCTCGCGGCTCCTCTGTTGGGATCGTGA
- a CDS encoding outer membrane lipoprotein-sorting protein, with amino-acid sequence MGPTTAVLLLIPFLLLPATCLAAPETGDQVLKAAREVLSPIRDKTMKVTMRVIAPGGGERVKTLQGYEKHDADARKVLWIFETPLDLQGTGFLAWQNGTEADSLWVYFPGQRRVRRVPPSIRRENFQGSMFTYEDLIAVFFLDYAGTHTLEGTKPCDGGECFVVDSVLDEGTFAYERLRTFVDTKTLLPVRVEFFRDGLLKVMRVKKTEDIEGIPSIVLVEMESPSDGYLTRVELQNIDYNEDLADNMFTIEYLSQMGK; translated from the coding sequence ATGGGCCCGACGACAGCCGTCCTCCTCCTGATACCCTTCCTCCTACTGCCGGCGACGTGCCTGGCGGCCCCGGAGACCGGCGATCAAGTCCTGAAGGCGGCTCGAGAAGTTCTCTCCCCGATTCGCGACAAGACGATGAAGGTCACCATGCGGGTCATCGCACCCGGCGGCGGAGAACGGGTGAAGACCCTCCAAGGCTACGAGAAGCACGACGCGGACGCACGGAAAGTCCTGTGGATCTTCGAAACGCCGCTCGACCTCCAAGGAACCGGATTCCTCGCGTGGCAGAACGGGACAGAAGCCGATTCACTGTGGGTCTACTTTCCCGGACAGCGTCGCGTGCGTCGGGTGCCGCCGTCGATCCGGAGGGAGAACTTCCAGGGCAGCATGTTCACCTACGAGGATCTGATCGCCGTCTTCTTCCTAGACTACGCCGGAACGCACACACTGGAGGGCACAAAGCCGTGTGACGGGGGCGAGTGCTTCGTGGTCGACAGCGTCCTCGACGAAGGGACCTTTGCCTACGAGCGGCTCCGGACCTTCGTCGATACGAAGACCTTGCTTCCGGTTCGCGTCGAATTCTTTCGCGACGGACTGCTGAAGGTCATGAGGGTGAAGAAGACCGAGGACATCGAGGGCATCCCCTCGATCGTTCTCGTCGAGATGGAGAGCCCGTCCGACGGCTATCTCACCCGCGTCGAACTCCAGAACATCGACTACAACGAGGACCTGGCGGACAATATGTTCACGATCGAGTACCTCTCCCAGATGGGGAAGTAG
- a CDS encoding amidohydrolase family protein: MSTSLFDRYQVIDIDTHLTEPADVWTSRLSTKWGDRVPHVRRVDGTDLWFAGDTPVGMPGAYSMAGHDGTPPDFRKNYDEIPASMYDAKARLAFMDEEKIYAQVLYPNVGGFGSANFRRLDDAELVLDCVRAYNDFLLDFCAINPNRLIPVMATPFWDVAESVKEIERCARLGYKAVLMCNTPEAHDQPVLRDRHWDPIWAAAQRNGMNVSFHVGGGDLAELMKDDANIGWKANFARVSVLAFIDNARCLTEIVFGGVCHRFPDLKMVSVESGASWIPFVVEAMDWQWHNSGVRSEHPEYDLLPSEYFRRQIYASFWFEEDGIATALKKFPDNILYETDYPHPTCQAPGPVSSGTHPRLYAEKVLAGLPEETIRKVLHDTAAELYGVLPTS, encoded by the coding sequence ATGAGCACCTCGCTCTTCGATCGTTATCAGGTCATCGACATCGACACGCATCTGACGGAGCCGGCCGACGTCTGGACGTCGCGGCTTTCCACGAAGTGGGGCGATCGGGTCCCGCACGTGCGTCGCGTCGACGGCACCGATCTCTGGTTCGCCGGGGATACGCCCGTCGGTATGCCCGGGGCGTACTCGATGGCGGGTCACGACGGCACGCCGCCGGATTTCCGGAAGAACTACGACGAGATTCCCGCTTCAATGTACGACGCGAAAGCGCGACTCGCGTTCATGGACGAAGAGAAGATCTACGCGCAGGTGCTGTACCCGAACGTTGGTGGCTTCGGTTCGGCAAACTTTCGCCGTCTGGATGACGCGGAATTGGTTCTGGACTGCGTGCGCGCCTACAACGACTTCCTTCTCGATTTTTGTGCGATCAATCCGAATCGTTTGATCCCGGTGATGGCGACGCCCTTCTGGGACGTCGCCGAATCGGTGAAGGAAATCGAGCGCTGCGCCCGCCTCGGGTACAAGGCCGTGCTGATGTGCAACACGCCGGAGGCGCACGATCAGCCCGTCCTACGCGACCGGCATTGGGACCCGATCTGGGCGGCGGCCCAGCGGAACGGCATGAACGTCAGCTTCCACGTGGGCGGCGGCGATCTCGCAGAGTTGATGAAGGACGACGCGAACATCGGTTGGAAGGCTAATTTCGCGAGGGTGTCCGTCCTCGCCTTCATCGACAACGCCCGGTGTTTGACCGAGATCGTGTTCGGCGGGGTCTGTCATCGCTTTCCGGACCTGAAGATGGTCTCCGTCGAGTCCGGTGCGAGCTGGATCCCGTTCGTGGTCGAGGCCATGGACTGGCAGTGGCACAATTCGGGGGTCCGGTCGGAGCATCCCGAGTACGACTTGCTCCCGAGTGAGTATTTCCGCCGGCAGATCTACGCGAGCTTCTGGTTCGAGGAAGACGGCATCGCGACGGCCCTGAAGAAATTTCCGGACAACATTCTCTACGAGACCGACTACCCCCACCCGACGTGTCAGGCGCCGGGGCCGGTGAGCTCGGGGACGCATCCTCGGCTGTACGCGGAGAAGGTTCTCGCGGGCCTACCCGAGGAGACGATCCGCAAGGTGCTCCATGACACCGCGGCGGAGTTATACGGCGTTCTGCCCACGAGCTGA
- a CDS encoding TIGR03560 family F420-dependent LLM class oxidoreductase — translation MPRTWKRMWAGIAVVAALCAGTPVAAAEREFKVGILTPLDNTTWDEISRVWAKIEQLGFDSAWVNDHLLGPPPAASADDPQLEGWTTLAALAAVTPRIEVGTLVTGVTYRNPALLAKMATTVDQISGGRLALGMGSGWFEEEHVDYGFRFGTARERAEKLEEALQVISKLWSGEDEVSFDGKYYTLTDAPFAPSNVQKPRPPLIVGGQGKKWIVPLVGRWADGWNASDKVSPEGFRERVEIIQAECAKVGRDPCPTRFSKMLALIDLPRIPGTSAVVRFGARLVMGDGASSILTGTTDSMAEGIRDFLDAGATEVIIAILPPYDDDTMELLETLKNEVLPKVDEEN, via the coding sequence ATGCCACGAACCTGGAAACGGATGTGGGCCGGAATCGCAGTCGTCGCGGCACTTTGCGCCGGTACGCCGGTGGCTGCAGCCGAGCGTGAGTTCAAAGTCGGGATTCTGACGCCACTCGACAACACGACGTGGGACGAGATCTCGCGCGTGTGGGCGAAGATCGAGCAGCTGGGGTTCGACAGCGCGTGGGTGAACGATCATCTGCTCGGGCCGCCGCCGGCCGCGTCCGCCGACGATCCTCAGCTCGAGGGCTGGACGACGCTCGCCGCGCTCGCTGCCGTCACGCCACGAATTGAGGTCGGAACGCTCGTGACCGGAGTGACCTATCGGAACCCCGCACTGCTCGCGAAGATGGCGACGACCGTCGACCAGATCAGCGGTGGACGCCTGGCACTCGGCATGGGTTCGGGGTGGTTTGAAGAGGAGCACGTCGACTACGGCTTCCGGTTCGGAACGGCCCGCGAGCGCGCCGAGAAGCTGGAGGAAGCCCTGCAGGTCATCTCGAAGCTCTGGAGCGGGGAAGACGAAGTCAGCTTTGATGGAAAATACTACACCCTTACGGATGCCCCCTTCGCTCCGTCGAACGTGCAGAAGCCGCGACCGCCGCTGATCGTCGGCGGTCAGGGGAAGAAGTGGATCGTTCCTCTCGTTGGCCGGTGGGCGGACGGCTGGAACGCGAGCGACAAGGTGTCACCCGAGGGCTTCCGGGAGCGGGTCGAGATCATCCAGGCAGAGTGCGCCAAGGTCGGGCGTGATCCGTGCCCGACGAGGTTCTCGAAGATGTTGGCGCTGATCGACCTGCCTCGCATTCCGGGCACGAGCGCCGTCGTGCGGTTCGGCGCGCGGTTGGTGATGGGCGACGGTGCGAGCTCGATCCTCACCGGAACGACGGACAGCATGGCCGAAGGCATTCGTGACTTTCTCGACGCCGGCGCGACCGAAGTGATCATCGCGATCCTACCCCCGTACGACGATGACACGATGGAGCTCCTCGAGACTCTGAAGAACGAAGTCCTGCCGAAGGTGGACGAAGAGAACTGA
- a CDS encoding LLM class flavin-dependent oxidoreductase, which produces MGIKIGIGFSLTRTNMASADQICAFADRVEDLGIDSIWPSDHTVSRQPSIDVHCLMALFAGRTKRVKMGPSVLSMPARDPIHMAKTYASLDHLTGGRRRIICAVGLGGDARECDVVGIPRKERGARMREGVEVMRKLWSGPNVTHDGKFYRFEDVSIEPRPVGGPLDVWIGGNSDLALKRVARYGDGWMPSFITPGEFSEGMTKLAGFTKETGRKVDADEAGVLILAHVGRDASAARAVADRFLKRAPIPPEAFRERSAIGTVTEVRERIQAYVDAGCDKFVLFPVAGGEELLEQVDAIGTQIIPHFNSGC; this is translated from the coding sequence ATGGGAATCAAGATCGGCATCGGTTTCAGCCTCACGCGCACGAACATGGCATCGGCGGATCAGATCTGCGCTTTCGCGGACCGGGTCGAAGACCTCGGCATCGACTCCATCTGGCCGAGTGATCACACCGTCTCTCGGCAGCCGAGCATCGACGTGCACTGCCTGATGGCCTTGTTCGCCGGCCGGACGAAGCGCGTGAAGATGGGGCCGAGCGTTCTCTCGATGCCCGCGCGCGATCCGATTCACATGGCGAAGACGTACGCGTCTCTCGATCATCTCACTGGCGGGCGGCGGCGGATCATCTGCGCCGTCGGCCTAGGTGGGGACGCTCGCGAGTGCGATGTCGTCGGGATCCCGCGCAAGGAGCGCGGGGCTCGGATGCGCGAAGGCGTCGAGGTGATGCGGAAGCTCTGGTCCGGACCGAACGTCACGCACGACGGGAAGTTCTATCGCTTCGAAGACGTCTCGATCGAGCCGCGCCCCGTCGGTGGGCCACTCGACGTGTGGATCGGCGGCAACAGCGATCTCGCACTGAAGCGGGTCGCTCGCTACGGCGACGGCTGGATGCCCTCCTTCATTACTCCGGGGGAGTTCTCGGAGGGGATGACGAAGCTCGCCGGGTTCACCAAGGAGACCGGCCGCAAGGTGGATGCCGACGAAGCCGGAGTGCTGATCCTCGCGCACGTCGGCCGGGACGCTAGCGCAGCTCGTGCGGTGGCGGACCGCTTCCTCAAGCGTGCACCGATCCCGCCCGAGGCATTTCGGGAACGGTCGGCCATCGGAACCGTCACCGAGGTTCGCGAGCGTATTCAGGCGTACGTGGATGCCGGATGCGACAAGTTCGTTCTGTTCCCGGTCGCCGGCGGTGAGGAACTGCTAGAGCAGGTCGACGCGATCGGCACCCAGATCATTCCACACTTCAACTCAGGCTGCTGA
- a CDS encoding hotdog domain-containing protein, whose product MGETEPSPERLARRAARRASLEKLTGGVRELIDATVRCDVDPEEIDEIGAALATLTERLCAHQHGGVYSGLLGRGPIDHTEPSLSVPLSPWAGRFNPIAPPLKMRFENSEVFGNVTLGKPYIGPPGAAHGGVVAGIMDQLLASAGQSIGVAGVTANMTVRFRKPTPLETRLVLHAWADPREDESKKRTVHAEIRTGDVVTAEADALIIRSARVTQPN is encoded by the coding sequence ATGGGAGAAACCGAACCAAGCCCGGAGCGACTCGCGAGGCGTGCCGCGCGCCGTGCGTCGCTCGAGAAGCTCACCGGCGGCGTACGCGAACTGATCGATGCGACAGTCCGGTGCGACGTCGACCCCGAGGAGATCGACGAAATCGGTGCTGCCCTCGCGACTCTCACAGAGCGCCTCTGCGCGCACCAGCACGGAGGCGTCTATTCGGGGCTCCTCGGCCGCGGACCGATCGACCACACGGAACCGAGCCTCTCTGTGCCGCTGAGTCCGTGGGCCGGGCGCTTCAACCCCATCGCTCCGCCGCTCAAGATGCGCTTCGAGAACAGCGAAGTCTTCGGCAACGTCACTCTCGGAAAGCCGTACATCGGGCCTCCGGGCGCGGCGCATGGCGGCGTGGTCGCGGGAATCATGGACCAACTGCTCGCCTCCGCCGGTCAAAGTATCGGGGTCGCCGGCGTCACGGCGAACATGACGGTCCGCTTTCGCAAACCGACTCCGCTCGAGACGCGTCTCGTGTTGCACGCGTGGGCCGACCCCCGCGAAGACGAGAGCAAGAAGCGCACCGTACACGCGGAGATTCGCACGGGCGACGTGGTCACCGCAGAGGCAGACGCCTTGATCATCCGCTCGGCGCGCGTGACACAACCGAACTGA
- a CDS encoding cation-translocating P-type ATPase: MPSPQTPDSHRGEPRVSLELPVVLPEVNGQDDQCIGRLVERLEGLRGITTAHLDEEEPEARLCLHYDPNLVALAQVERLARDTGAELTRRYRHEALLITSMDCGDCAQSIEHVVRRMDGVLQVSVSYAAEKMRVEYDSTSVSREQISARVASMGFEVHDETEAPKTWLAQHAELARSVAAGIVLALGFGLEKGGLGLALVLPVYGVSYLLGGYDIARHGLKALAKGRFTIDLLMTVAAGGAAILGEWAEGGLLLFLFSLGHSLEEEAMDRARGAITALGDLSPKTARVRRGGHTTEVPVEELLRDDIVVVRAGERIPVDGTVQAGRSSIDESALTGESLPVEKAAGDDVYAGSVNGDGTLDVEVTKLASDSTLARVVALVSEAETQKSPTQMTVDRIAGFFVPATLVTVGIVWVVPPLFGWLTWSDAFLRSMAVLVSASPCALAIATPAAVLSGIACAARRGVLIKGGVHLENLGRLEAVAFDKTGTITRGTPQVTDIRPTAASTEADLLATAAAVEEASTHPLARAIVDAARERALELGTAQAVETVPGKGLRAQLGADHVAVGTPALLAEAGNGPSADQIAEAESLEAEGKTVILVGRGAELLGTIAVADRPRSNARETLDRLRGLGVSELVMLTGDNPRVAGAIAAEVGLEDYRAGLLPEDKLAAIEELTARVGDVGMLGDGVNDAPALARASVGIAMGAAGTDVALETADVALMADDLSVLPFAIGLGRKTRRVITQNLVVALGVVAILVPSSVLGIAGIGTAIVLHEGSTLAVVANALRLMRYRG; this comes from the coding sequence ATGCCCTCGCCTCAGACCCCTGACTCACATCGCGGTGAACCCCGCGTCTCACTCGAACTCCCCGTCGTCCTCCCCGAGGTCAACGGCCAGGACGACCAGTGTATCGGCCGTCTCGTCGAGCGACTCGAAGGGCTCCGAGGCATCACGACCGCCCACCTGGACGAAGAGGAGCCGGAGGCGCGTCTCTGCCTCCACTACGACCCCAACCTCGTCGCCCTCGCGCAGGTCGAGCGACTCGCCCGCGACACCGGCGCCGAACTCACGCGCCGATACCGTCACGAGGCCTTGCTCATCACGAGCATGGATTGCGGCGACTGTGCGCAGAGCATCGAACACGTGGTGCGGCGCATGGACGGCGTCCTCCAGGTTTCGGTGAGCTACGCCGCCGAAAAGATGCGCGTGGAGTACGACTCCACGAGCGTCTCGCGCGAACAAATCTCCGCCCGCGTCGCCTCGATGGGCTTCGAGGTCCACGACGAGACCGAAGCGCCGAAGACGTGGCTCGCACAGCACGCCGAGCTCGCGCGATCGGTCGCGGCGGGCATCGTGCTCGCGCTCGGCTTCGGCCTCGAGAAGGGCGGGCTCGGCCTGGCGCTCGTGCTACCTGTCTACGGGGTCTCGTACCTCCTCGGCGGATACGACATCGCTCGCCACGGACTGAAGGCACTCGCGAAGGGCCGCTTCACGATCGACCTTCTCATGACCGTCGCAGCGGGCGGAGCGGCCATTCTCGGGGAGTGGGCGGAGGGTGGTCTGCTTCTCTTCCTCTTCAGCCTCGGGCACTCGCTCGAAGAGGAAGCGATGGACCGCGCGCGCGGAGCGATCACAGCCCTCGGAGATCTTTCGCCAAAGACCGCACGCGTACGGCGAGGCGGGCATACTACGGAAGTTCCCGTCGAGGAGCTGCTGCGAGACGACATCGTCGTCGTCCGCGCCGGAGAACGGATCCCGGTCGACGGTACCGTGCAAGCCGGGCGGTCCTCCATCGACGAAAGCGCCCTCACCGGCGAAAGTCTCCCTGTAGAGAAGGCGGCCGGCGATGACGTCTACGCCGGCTCGGTGAACGGCGACGGCACTCTCGACGTCGAGGTGACGAAACTCGCGTCCGACTCGACTCTCGCGCGCGTCGTCGCCCTCGTCTCCGAGGCCGAGACCCAGAAATCGCCGACGCAGATGACGGTCGACCGAATCGCCGGCTTCTTCGTGCCGGCGACGCTCGTCACCGTCGGCATCGTGTGGGTAGTCCCTCCTCTATTCGGCTGGCTCACCTGGTCCGATGCGTTCCTTCGCTCCATGGCCGTCCTGGTCTCGGCCTCCCCGTGCGCACTCGCCATCGCCACGCCGGCCGCCGTCCTGTCGGGGATCGCGTGCGCGGCGAGACGCGGGGTCCTCATCAAGGGCGGCGTTCATCTCGAAAACCTCGGACGACTCGAAGCCGTGGCCTTCGACAAGACCGGAACGATCACGCGCGGAACGCCGCAGGTCACCGACATCCGACCCACGGCCGCCTCTACCGAAGCCGACCTACTGGCCACGGCGGCCGCGGTCGAAGAAGCGTCCACGCATCCGCTTGCACGGGCAATCGTCGACGCAGCGCGGGAGCGCGCGCTCGAGCTGGGCACCGCGCAGGCGGTCGAAACGGTTCCAGGTAAGGGACTGCGCGCTCAGCTCGGAGCGGACCACGTCGCGGTCGGCACACCAGCCCTACTTGCCGAAGCCGGCAACGGGCCGTCGGCCGACCAGATCGCCGAAGCCGAGAGCCTCGAGGCGGAGGGCAAGACCGTGATCCTGGTCGGGCGAGGTGCCGAACTGCTCGGAACCATCGCTGTAGCCGACCGTCCCCGCTCGAACGCGCGCGAGACCCTCGACCGCCTCCGCGGCCTCGGCGTGAGCGAACTCGTGATGCTGACCGGCGACAATCCGCGCGTCGCGGGAGCGATCGCCGCCGAGGTCGGCCTCGAGGACTACCGCGCCGGACTGTTGCCCGAGGACAAGCTCGCCGCCATCGAAGAACTCACGGCCCGAGTCGGCGACGTGGGCATGCTCGGTGACGGCGTGAACGACGCCCCGGCACTCGCCCGGGCCTCGGTCGGAATCGCCATGGGGGCCGCCGGCACCGATGTCGCGCTGGAGACGGCGGATGTCGCCCTCATGGCCGACGACCTGAGTGTTCTGCCGTTCGCGATCGGGCTCGGGCGCAAGACCCGTCGGGTCATCACCCAGAACCTGGTCGTTGCTCTGGGCGTCGTCGCGATCCTGGTGCCCTCTTCGGTATTGGGCATCGCCGGAATCGGCACCGCGATCGTCCTCCACGAGGGAAGCACTCTGGCCGTCGTCGCGAACGCTCTGCGCCTGATGCGTTACCGCGGCTGA